A portion of the Bactrocera neohumeralis isolate Rockhampton chromosome 2, APGP_CSIRO_Bneo_wtdbg2-racon-allhic-juicebox.fasta_v2, whole genome shotgun sequence genome contains these proteins:
- the LOC126756507 gene encoding N66 matrix protein-like: MKKLSFMLVLAMLSVCFLSEANCEDDATVDDSDTGSNDNDGNDEDTGSNDTGNNDNDDNDEDIGSNDTGNNDNDDNDEDTGSNDSDDNDEDTGSNDTGNNDNDDNDEDTGSNDSDDNTGDTDNNGASDNTSGTDNNSGSNNNGGSNNGNSGGTSIGNSGSKPSGPVRKRLTIRNFKYTMRKKVVKQQIRGNKKAKGRKRINNRSGAKSGLRMYKPAVITG, encoded by the coding sequence ATGAAGAAATTGAGTTTTATGTTAGTGTTAGCGATGCTCAGCGTATGCTTTCTATCTGAAGCCAATTGTGAAGACGATGCTACCGTCGATGACAGTGATACTGGCAGCAATGACAACGACGGTAATGATGAAGATACTGGCAGCAATGATACTGGCAACAATGACAACGATGATAATGATGAAGATATTGGCAGCAATGATACTGGCAACAATGATAACGACGATAATGATGAAGATACTGGCAGCAATGATAGCGACGATAATGATGAAGATACTGGCAGCAATGATACTGGCAACAATGACAACGATGATAATGATGAAGATACTGGCAGCAATGATAGCGACGATAACACTGGTGATACTGACAACAATGGTGCCAGCGATAATACTAGTGGAACTGACAACAATagtggcagcaacaataacGGAGGTAGCAATAACGGCAATAGTGGTGGAACTAGCATTGGAAATAGCGGAAGCAAGCCATCAGGTCCGGTTCGTAAAAGGCTTACAATACgtaatttcaaatatacaatGCGGAAAAAAGTGGTGAAACAACAGATACGCGGAAACAAAAAGGCCAAAGGCCGAAAACGTATAAATAATCGTAGTGGAGCAAAATCTGGCTTACGTATGTATAAACCTGCAGTTATTACTGGATAA